In one Lycorma delicatula isolate Av1 chromosome 5, ASM4794821v1, whole genome shotgun sequence genomic region, the following are encoded:
- the LOC142324611 gene encoding uncharacterized protein LOC142324611 isoform X1, giving the protein MSLDLRCCVSLLKVENHLKDEICNKERIHNLWAKISDTVLRMLELNQCETSSFKLAEEILKFDDDFLSRLLKLYSSRVLHVTQHTLKTLVCLCQTTILQDELGSEEFGYMTHDFNLKFYKKNNGETHFSVNDFVIKL; this is encoded by the exons GTGCTGTGTTTCCTTACTAAAAGTAGAAAATCATTTGAAAGATGAAATTTGTAATAAggaaagaattcataatttatgGGCCAAAATTTCCGATACAGTATTAAG GATGTTAGAATTAAACCAGTGTGAAACCAGTAGTTTTAAACTGGctgaagaaattttgaaatttgatgatgattttttatCACGTCTATTGAAATTATACAGCAGTAGAGTGTTACACGTAACACAACATACTTTGAAGACACTGGTATGTTTGTGTCAGACTACAATTTTACAAGATGAGCTTGGATCTGAG gagtttggatatatgacacatgatttcaatttaaaattttacaagaaaaacaacggtgaaacccatttttctgttaatgactttgttatcaagttataa
- the LOC142324611 gene encoding uncharacterized protein LOC142324611 isoform X6 has product MSLDLRCCVSLLKVENHLKDEICNKERIHNLWAKISDTVLRMLELNQCETSSFKLAEEILKFDDDFLSRLLKLYSSRVLHVTQHTLKTLVCLCQTTILQDELGSEVIGGRKKLSST; this is encoded by the exons GTGCTGTGTTTCCTTACTAAAAGTAGAAAATCATTTGAAAGATGAAATTTGTAATAAggaaagaattcataatttatgGGCCAAAATTTCCGATACAGTATTAAG GATGTTAGAATTAAACCAGTGTGAAACCAGTAGTTTTAAACTGGctgaagaaattttgaaatttgatgatgattttttatCACGTCTATTGAAATTATACAGCAGTAGAGTGTTACACGTAACACAACATACTTTGAAGACACTGGTATGTTTGTGTCAGACTACAATTTTACAAGATGAGCTTGGATCTGAG GTcattggaggcagaaagaaattgagttctacatag
- the LOC142324611 gene encoding uncharacterized protein LOC142324611 isoform X4 → MRCCVSLLKVENHLKDEICNKERIHNLWAKISDTVLRMLELNQCETSSFKLAEEILKFDDDFLSRLLKLYSSRVLHVTQHTLKTLVCLCQTTILQDELGSEEFGYMTHDFNLKFYKKNNGETHFSVNDFVIKL, encoded by the exons GTGCTGTGTTTCCTTACTAAAAGTAGAAAATCATTTGAAAGATGAAATTTGTAATAAggaaagaattcataatttatgGGCCAAAATTTCCGATACAGTATTAAG GATGTTAGAATTAAACCAGTGTGAAACCAGTAGTTTTAAACTGGctgaagaaattttgaaatttgatgatgattttttatCACGTCTATTGAAATTATACAGCAGTAGAGTGTTACACGTAACACAACATACTTTGAAGACACTGGTATGTTTGTGTCAGACTACAATTTTACAAGATGAGCTTGGATCTGAG gagtttggatatatgacacatgatttcaatttaaaattttacaagaaaaacaacggtgaaacccatttttctgttaatgactttgttatcaagttataa